In Prochlorococcus marinus str. MIT 1214, one DNA window encodes the following:
- the rpoD gene encoding RNA polymerase sigma factor RpoD, which translates to MLKEKMTSKNISLNQETKNNSKKIKKSAANVNVTKETQTLPQESSNDLKIDLDLEADKLIAEANQVTDADIDLDDDDNASVLSSAQEAAAKALASIKIGPKGVYTEDSIRVYLQEIGRIRLLRPDEEIELARKIADLLQLEEEAAQFESENGHFPSVKEWAVLAEMPLTRFRRRLMLGRRAKEKMVQSNLRLVVSIAKKYMNRGLSFQDLIQEGSLGLIRAAEKFDHEKGYKFSTYATWWIRQAITRAIADQSRTIRLPVHLYETISRIKKTTKVLSQEFGRKPTEEEIAESMEMTIEKLRFIAKSAQLPISLETPIGKEEDSRLGDFIEADIENPEQDVAKTLLREDLEGVLATLSPRERDVLRLRYGLDDGRMKTLEEIGQIFDVTRERIRQIEAKALRKLRHPNRNGVLKEYIKLN; encoded by the coding sequence ATGTTAAAGGAAAAAATGACATCTAAAAATATTTCTCTTAATCAGGAAACTAAAAATAATTCCAAAAAAATTAAAAAATCAGCCGCCAATGTAAACGTGACCAAAGAAACCCAAACCCTTCCTCAAGAATCATCAAATGATCTAAAAATTGATTTAGATCTAGAGGCGGATAAATTAATTGCTGAAGCAAATCAAGTAACTGACGCAGATATCGATCTGGATGATGATGATAACGCTTCAGTGCTATCTAGTGCTCAAGAAGCTGCTGCTAAAGCTTTAGCAAGTATAAAAATAGGACCAAAGGGTGTTTACACCGAAGACTCGATTAGGGTTTATCTCCAAGAAATTGGACGAATAAGGCTTCTCAGGCCAGACGAAGAAATTGAATTGGCAAGAAAGATAGCTGATCTTCTTCAATTAGAGGAAGAAGCTGCGCAATTTGAAAGTGAGAATGGCCATTTCCCATCAGTGAAAGAATGGGCAGTTCTTGCAGAAATGCCATTAACTCGTTTCCGCAGGCGATTGATGCTTGGTAGACGAGCAAAAGAAAAAATGGTGCAATCGAATCTTCGATTAGTAGTTTCAATTGCCAAGAAATATATGAATAGAGGGCTGTCTTTTCAAGATCTTATCCAAGAAGGAAGTCTTGGACTCATTCGTGCAGCTGAGAAATTTGATCATGAGAAAGGATATAAATTCTCAACTTACGCTACCTGGTGGATAAGACAGGCTATTACCAGAGCAATTGCAGATCAAAGTCGAACAATTCGTTTGCCTGTACATTTGTACGAAACAATTTCACGAATCAAAAAAACCACTAAAGTTTTAAGCCAAGAGTTTGGAAGGAAACCAACAGAGGAAGAGATCGCTGAAAGTATGGAAATGACGATTGAGAAACTCAGATTCATAGCCAAAAGTGCCCAGCTCCCCATCTCTCTTGAGACCCCTATTGGCAAAGAAGAAGATTCTAGACTTGGTGACTTTATTGAAGCAGATATAGAAAATCCTGAACAAGATGTAGCAAAAACCTTATTAAGAGAAGATTTGGAGGGTGTTCTCGCCACATTAAGTCCCAGAGAGAGGGATGTTCTAAGACTTCGTTATGGCCTAGATGATGGAAGGATGAAAACCCTTGAAGAAATTGGACAAATTTTTGATGTAACTAGAGAAAGAATTAGACAAATCGAGGCTAAGGCTCTCAGAAAACTCCGTCATCCAAATAGAAATGGGGTTCTTAAAGAATATATCAAGCTAAATTAG